One Vallitalea pronyensis genomic region harbors:
- a CDS encoding SPFH domain-containing protein, producing MDHATQVMLVSIGAVVVIIIGLLALFSRFYHKVEQGKVIVRNGVGGPIVSFGGIFVVPIIHRYEIMDISVKRVEIAREGKDGLICKDNLRADIRVAFFVRVNQTREDVLKVAQLLGCQKASDRTTLMEFFDAKFSEALKTVGKKFDFVQLYTERETFKEEILQIIGTDLNGYVMDDAAIDYLEQTDVALLNSSNILDSEGIKKITELTSEQRILANQIERDKQKTIKKQDVSAREAILELEKQNAEAEAKQKREIAIINSRETAEAEKVAQEERFKSEMARVKTDEEIEVAEQNKERQVIVALKAKESTEAVETERVDRKRLLERTEKEKLVELAVIEKEKNLEVEKKNIQGVIRERVAVEKDTVVEEEKIKDTRAIAEAERYKTVAIKKAEEQAEKDLIIKVKTADASKQAAEKIAEKTVIDADAKLKASQKEAESIKVIVDAKVKEEATSGIAQANVIEAKALAQAKGDTARVEVKEKEGTVEADILKKKYMAEAEGIKEKATSMKALDEVGRGHEEFKLKLEKEKEIELANINIQKEIADSQASVIREALKSAKIDIVGGETMFFDKIIGSIAQGKSYDRLVDNSDVLTDIKETFITGDPEYFKKQLQELIGRFNITSEDLKNLSIAGAVNKMMKHADGADKTMLGNLLETVNKAGVANLPAKMMDTRK from the coding sequence ATGGATCATGCAACACAAGTTATGTTGGTGAGTATAGGAGCAGTTGTTGTCATCATTATAGGGTTATTGGCTTTATTCTCTAGGTTCTATCATAAGGTGGAACAAGGGAAAGTTATCGTAAGAAATGGTGTTGGCGGCCCCATCGTATCCTTTGGTGGTATTTTTGTCGTACCTATTATACACCGATACGAGATCATGGATATTTCAGTGAAACGTGTTGAAATAGCCAGGGAAGGTAAAGACGGTTTGATCTGTAAAGATAATCTAAGAGCAGATATCAGGGTTGCATTCTTCGTTCGTGTCAATCAAACACGGGAAGATGTATTAAAAGTAGCTCAATTATTAGGCTGTCAGAAGGCATCGGACCGTACAACCTTAATGGAATTTTTTGACGCCAAATTTTCAGAAGCCCTAAAAACAGTGGGTAAGAAATTTGATTTTGTTCAGCTCTATACCGAAAGAGAAACCTTTAAAGAAGAGATTCTTCAGATTATCGGTACAGACCTCAATGGTTATGTGATGGATGATGCGGCCATTGATTATTTGGAGCAGACGGATGTTGCCCTACTTAATAGCAGCAATATATTAGATTCAGAGGGTATTAAGAAAATTACAGAATTGACCTCAGAACAGCGTATTCTAGCGAATCAAATAGAAAGAGACAAGCAGAAAACCATTAAGAAACAAGATGTATCTGCCAGAGAAGCCATCCTTGAGCTTGAAAAACAAAATGCAGAAGCAGAAGCCAAGCAAAAAAGAGAAATTGCCATTATCAATTCTCGAGAAACAGCAGAAGCAGAAAAAGTGGCTCAAGAAGAACGATTTAAGTCAGAGATGGCAAGGGTTAAAACCGATGAAGAAATTGAAGTAGCAGAGCAGAATAAAGAGAGACAAGTTATCGTTGCATTAAAAGCCAAAGAAAGTACAGAAGCTGTTGAAACAGAAAGAGTGGATCGAAAAAGATTACTGGAACGAACAGAAAAAGAAAAACTGGTTGAATTGGCTGTTATTGAAAAAGAGAAGAATCTAGAAGTGGAAAAGAAAAATATTCAAGGGGTTATCAGGGAAAGAGTAGCCGTAGAGAAAGACACTGTTGTTGAAGAAGAAAAAATAAAAGATACACGTGCCATTGCAGAGGCAGAGCGTTATAAAACAGTAGCCATTAAAAAGGCAGAAGAACAAGCAGAAAAAGACCTTATTATTAAGGTGAAAACAGCAGATGCTTCCAAGCAAGCAGCAGAAAAAATAGCAGAGAAAACCGTCATTGATGCAGATGCTAAGTTGAAAGCGTCCCAAAAAGAAGCAGAATCCATCAAAGTGATTGTTGACGCTAAAGTGAAAGAAGAAGCAACAAGTGGAATCGCTCAGGCAAACGTTATCGAAGCAAAAGCGCTAGCACAAGCAAAAGGAGATACAGCTCGCGTTGAAGTAAAAGAAAAAGAAGGAACGGTAGAAGCAGATATCTTAAAGAAAAAATACATGGCTGAAGCAGAAGGTATCAAAGAGAAAGCGACCAGCATGAAGGCATTAGATGAAGTGGGTAGAGGCCATGAGGAATTCAAACTTAAACTTGAAAAAGAAAAAGAAATTGAATTGGCTAACATCAATATTCAGAAAGAGATTGCTGACTCACAAGCTTCTGTAATTCGTGAAGCCCTTAAATCCGCTAAGATTGATATTGTTGGTGGGGAAACCATGTTCTTTGATAAGATTATCGGTTCTATTGCTCAAGGTAAATCCTATGACCGTCTAGTGGATAACAGTGACGTACTCACGGATATTAAAGAAACATTTATTACAGGTGACCCTGAGTACTTTAAGAAACAATTACAAGAGTTAATAGGCAGATTTAACATCACATCAGAAGATTTGAAAAACTTATCCATAGCTGGTGCAGTCAATAAAATGATGAAGCATGCTGATGGAGCAGATAAGACCATGTTAGGTAACCTATTAGAAACAGTGAATAAAGCAGGGGTTGCTAATTTACCAGCAAAAATGATGGATACACGTAAATGA
- a CDS encoding DNA repair ATPase encodes MDVRDDKGLNTKNKNKAMENGTYEVIKNRLVKHGNDLKARTEKLNAVRKEVFGSIDTKLLGSERMITEHNCIPRDMAPVDDSFIFGYNVHMGLKSKVELSDVFSIYHYKDHAFQKQALHLINDEQFLKDFDELYKYYKHTFFAKFTITEPYFYMIFQTGKHATDIKVFKWLIEGGKLTYVDCRSEHEVKFTDKNAFDFVKVTRDDQRSGVHPHVSILDKVFVETIGGDLTIKVEDNTAVGKGIYSEDVEDKDQNLDDADIAYVDLGQIIILKIRPYKENHDRYFIFNDKLKRVVRIDSIKDTCRLLPGNHGLIFPKGYYLQNGEYKIFDVPAENCVFDQVISSSNGEDYQYIFYNMDSGIYLIYSYNIIEQTIDTPIVCSGYSHFNNGEMIVFKHEDEPRKNHMIQIWQTPYVGKNYVSAGDNDSILFKIGNKDIVNCMADCKVVYKLIQKGEGYQSIYVDIVKEAEQIMDAYFWLDKAETYNLKEVLQNIKESSAFAIGEFEKVTRIKNATKKQITDVSGTAEELLKKLEYGTFDTVDEYVRVLADIRNLRGKIVSLRDLRYTDLAIVDSLDSRVKEKNEDFSKKCVTFLIEPEGLKPYADKVQELQDTIQKVNKSKEGKELAEKMDNTSADLELLIDIVGNFKIEDPTMTTAIIEKISSLFSLLNNAKARLKARVEEFTKSEMTTQFNSQMKLLSQAVVNYLDVSDTVEKCDQYLNKVMVQIQELEGKFAEFDDYVLQLTEKREELYNAFESKKQALLDKLNKRMTALFNSSERIMSGITNRLTSFDSVEAINGYLATDIMAEKVRDVISKLRELGDTVKADEISSRLKRLREDAIRQLKDKQELYVSGENVIKLGQHHFSVNTKAIDLSIVQKDDGLYYHITGTDFWDKVVHEDIDNYQHVFSQSVVSENRDVYRAEYLAYLVFEGARQLELESLDVLYGRTETQLVEVIQKFMEPRYQEGYTKGVHDQDGAKILKALLDLHQNIDLLTYSNEARALARLFWHHLADKDTKDLLMLRLKELAKVGLYFKASPNLQSYVPYIIEKLQGCYQDVTFFDNQYIPAAAEYLCMEIMQGEDFIVSREAKKVYEGFIGYLQDKDAQDTFALSIKNSHEDAEGLFYLMKEWINAYRLDITGHKPQDSEDAIGTINVFEALDEEELPGILDEVIVLLIENKAGSGRVMSVDAKTTIKGLVGTHGVIDGGTYTLAYTKFMYKLKHYREVIVQDYTTFQEMKKMLIKQMGDALHLDDFKPKVLSSFVRNKLIDKVYLPLVGDNLAKQIGVVSEDKRTDLMGMLLLVSPPGYGKTTLMEYIASRLGIILVKVNGPSLGNEVTSLDPAKANNTSARDELKKLNLALKMGNNVMIYVDDIQHCHPEFLQKFISLCDGQRKIEGVYNGIGQTYDLRGKKVAVVMAGNPYTESGEKFKIPDMLSNRADVYNLGDMLRENEEAFKLSYIENSLTSNPVLSKLAGRSQKDLYGLIDMANGAERESVNLEGTYSMDELSEYIAVIEKLFVIRDVVLKVNMEYIYSAAQADAYRNEPPFKLQGSYRNMNKIAEKIVAIMNEEELSQRVLASYENDSQTLTTGAEANMLKWKEIVGCIDCDEQKRWDDIKKIFVKNKLVKGDDKMGQAVMVLSDLTENLEMIKDILAKGK; translated from the coding sequence TTGGATGTTAGAGATGATAAAGGGTTAAACACAAAAAATAAGAATAAAGCCATGGAAAATGGCACATATGAAGTAATTAAAAATCGTCTTGTAAAACATGGTAATGACTTGAAGGCACGTACTGAAAAGCTGAACGCTGTGAGAAAAGAAGTCTTTGGTTCAATTGATACCAAGCTTCTTGGCAGTGAACGTATGATCACTGAGCACAATTGTATACCCAGAGATATGGCACCAGTAGATGACTCTTTCATCTTTGGGTACAATGTGCACATGGGTCTGAAATCCAAGGTTGAACTGAGTGACGTATTTTCTATCTATCATTATAAGGATCATGCTTTTCAAAAGCAGGCACTTCATCTCATTAATGACGAGCAGTTCTTAAAAGATTTTGATGAGCTGTATAAGTATTATAAGCACACCTTTTTTGCAAAGTTTACCATAACGGAACCTTACTTTTATATGATTTTTCAAACAGGCAAGCATGCTACGGATATTAAAGTTTTTAAGTGGTTGATTGAAGGCGGTAAGCTTACCTATGTGGATTGCCGAAGTGAACATGAAGTGAAGTTCACAGATAAGAATGCCTTTGATTTTGTGAAAGTTACACGTGATGATCAACGCAGTGGTGTCCATCCCCATGTATCCATTCTGGATAAGGTCTTTGTTGAAACCATAGGTGGCGACTTGACCATTAAGGTTGAGGATAATACCGCTGTAGGTAAGGGAATCTATTCAGAAGATGTGGAAGATAAAGACCAGAACCTTGATGATGCAGATATAGCTTATGTGGACCTGGGTCAGATTATCATTTTAAAGATTCGGCCCTACAAAGAAAACCATGACCGATATTTTATTTTTAACGACAAATTAAAGCGTGTTGTACGCATTGATTCCATTAAAGATACATGCAGACTTCTACCAGGTAACCATGGACTTATTTTCCCAAAAGGCTATTACCTGCAAAATGGCGAATATAAAATATTCGATGTACCTGCTGAAAACTGTGTTTTTGATCAAGTAATCAGTTCATCGAATGGTGAAGATTATCAATACATCTTCTATAACATGGATAGTGGCATTTACCTGATCTATTCGTACAATATCATTGAGCAAACCATTGATACACCCATTGTTTGCAGCGGTTACTCCCATTTCAATAATGGTGAAATGATCGTGTTCAAGCATGAAGATGAACCACGAAAAAATCATATGATTCAGATATGGCAAACACCTTATGTGGGCAAGAACTATGTCAGTGCAGGTGACAACGATTCCATCTTATTTAAAATTGGTAATAAGGATATCGTCAACTGTATGGCGGATTGTAAGGTGGTATACAAACTCATTCAAAAAGGTGAAGGTTATCAGAGTATCTATGTGGACATCGTAAAAGAAGCTGAACAAATAATGGATGCGTATTTTTGGCTAGATAAAGCAGAAACCTATAACTTAAAAGAAGTCCTTCAAAACATCAAAGAGTCCTCTGCTTTTGCTATTGGTGAATTTGAAAAAGTGACCCGTATTAAGAATGCCACCAAAAAGCAGATAACGGATGTATCAGGCACAGCGGAAGAACTCTTAAAAAAATTGGAGTATGGTACCTTTGACACGGTGGATGAATATGTGCGGGTATTAGCGGATATACGAAACCTCCGTGGTAAGATTGTATCCTTAAGGGATCTAAGATACACAGACCTGGCCATTGTTGATTCATTAGACAGCCGCGTAAAAGAAAAAAATGAAGATTTCTCTAAAAAATGTGTGACGTTTTTAATCGAACCAGAAGGTCTTAAGCCTTACGCTGATAAAGTGCAGGAGCTGCAAGATACCATCCAGAAAGTGAATAAATCAAAAGAAGGTAAAGAATTGGCTGAGAAAATGGATAACACATCTGCTGATTTAGAACTTCTAATTGATATTGTGGGTAACTTTAAAATAGAAGACCCTACCATGACAACGGCTATCATTGAAAAAATTTCCTCTTTATTCTCCCTATTGAATAACGCTAAGGCAAGGTTAAAAGCAAGGGTAGAAGAATTCACAAAGAGCGAAATGACCACACAGTTTAATTCACAAATGAAACTGCTCAGTCAAGCGGTTGTCAATTACCTCGATGTCTCAGACACCGTAGAAAAATGTGACCAATATCTGAATAAGGTTATGGTACAGATACAGGAACTTGAAGGCAAGTTTGCTGAATTTGATGATTATGTCTTACAGCTTACTGAAAAAAGAGAAGAGCTTTATAATGCTTTTGAAAGTAAAAAACAAGCCCTACTTGATAAGTTAAATAAGCGTATGACTGCTTTATTTAATTCATCTGAACGTATTATGAGTGGTATAACCAACAGGCTAACGAGCTTTGATTCCGTAGAAGCCATTAACGGTTACCTTGCAACAGATATCATGGCTGAGAAGGTTAGGGATGTGATCTCTAAGCTAAGAGAGCTAGGCGACACGGTTAAAGCAGATGAAATCAGCTCCAGGTTAAAACGGCTAAGAGAAGACGCCATCCGACAGTTAAAGGACAAGCAAGAGCTGTATGTAAGTGGTGAGAATGTCATCAAATTAGGTCAACATCACTTCTCGGTGAATACAAAAGCCATTGATTTATCCATTGTACAAAAAGACGATGGCTTGTATTACCATATAACAGGAACAGATTTCTGGGATAAGGTGGTTCATGAAGATATAGACAACTATCAGCACGTTTTTTCACAGAGTGTGGTATCGGAGAACAGGGATGTGTATCGAGCTGAGTACCTAGCGTATCTGGTTTTTGAAGGAGCACGCCAGCTCGAGCTTGAAAGCTTAGATGTCTTATATGGCAGGACTGAAACGCAATTAGTTGAAGTCATTCAGAAGTTCATGGAACCTCGCTATCAAGAGGGATACACCAAAGGGGTACATGACCAAGATGGAGCCAAGATATTAAAGGCATTACTTGATCTCCACCAGAATATTGATTTATTGACCTATAGTAATGAAGCCAGAGCTTTAGCCCGATTATTCTGGCATCATTTAGCAGATAAAGATACGAAGGATTTACTCATGCTTCGGTTAAAAGAACTGGCTAAGGTAGGTCTGTACTTTAAGGCATCACCTAATCTACAGAGCTATGTACCTTACATCATTGAGAAGCTTCAAGGATGTTATCAGGATGTTACTTTTTTTGATAACCAATATATCCCTGCTGCTGCGGAATACCTTTGCATGGAGATTATGCAAGGTGAAGATTTTATTGTCAGCAGGGAAGCTAAAAAGGTGTATGAAGGCTTTATAGGTTATTTGCAGGATAAAGACGCTCAGGATACATTCGCGCTATCTATAAAAAACAGTCATGAAGATGCTGAAGGGCTTTTTTACTTGATGAAAGAATGGATAAATGCTTATCGATTGGATATAACAGGTCATAAACCTCAAGATTCAGAGGATGCTATTGGGACAATCAACGTTTTTGAAGCTTTAGATGAAGAAGAACTACCGGGTATATTGGATGAAGTCATTGTGCTATTAATCGAAAATAAGGCCGGTTCAGGCAGAGTGATGAGTGTTGATGCCAAAACAACCATTAAGGGATTGGTAGGTACCCATGGCGTTATTGATGGTGGCACCTATACATTAGCCTATACCAAATTCATGTATAAACTAAAGCATTATCGTGAAGTGATTGTTCAGGATTATACCACTTTCCAAGAGATGAAGAAAATGCTTATTAAACAGATGGGGGATGCTCTTCATCTGGATGATTTTAAACCCAAGGTATTGTCGTCATTTGTTCGGAATAAGCTCATAGATAAAGTTTACCTGCCATTAGTTGGCGATAATCTTGCGAAACAAATTGGTGTGGTAAGTGAGGACAAACGTACCGATTTGATGGGGATGTTGTTACTGGTTTCACCACCAGGTTATGGTAAAACCACGTTAATGGAGTATATTGCCAGCAGACTGGGTATCATTCTCGTGAAAGTGAACGGTCCTTCTCTAGGGAATGAAGTCACATCTTTAGACCCAGCTAAGGCCAATAACACCAGTGCCCGTGATGAATTAAAGAAGCTTAATCTGGCCCTTAAGATGGGTAACAATGTGATGATCTATGTGGATGATATTCAGCACTGTCACCCAGAATTCTTACAGAAATTCATCTCCTTATGTGATGGTCAGCGTAAGATTGAAGGGGTCTATAACGGTATCGGACAGACGTATGACTTAAGAGGCAAGAAGGTTGCTGTTGTCATGGCAGGTAACCCCTATACAGAAAGTGGCGAAAAGTTCAAGATACCCGATATGCTTTCCAACCGGGCTGATGTCTATAATCTAGGAGATATGCTCAGGGAGAATGAAGAAGCTTTCAAACTGAGCTATATTGAGAACAGCTTAACCTCTAATCCTGTACTCAGTAAATTAGCTGGCAGAAGTCAAAAGGATCTCTACGGTCTTATTGACATGGCTAATGGGGCGGAGAGAGAAAGTGTTAACTTAGAAGGCACCTATTCCATGGACGAGCTTAGTGAATACATTGCTGTCATTGAGAAGCTATTCGTCATAAGGGATGTGGTATTAAAAGTCAACATGGAATACATCTATTCCGCAGCTCAAGCAGACGCCTATCGTAATGAACCACCTTTTAAACTACAAGGTTCTTATCGAAACATGAATAAGATTGCAGAAAAGATTGTTGCCATCATGAATGAAGAAGAATTGTCCCAACGGGTACTAGCAAGCTATGAAAACGACTCTCAAACACTGACAACTGGAGCAGAAGCCAATATGCTTAAGTGGAAAGAAATTGTGGGTTGCATCGATTGCGATGAACAAAAGCGATGGGATGATATCAAGAAGATATTTGTGAAAAACAAGCTGGTAAAAGGTGATGATAAGATGGGTCAAGCAGTGATGGTGTTAAGTGATTTGACCGAGAATTTAGAGATGATTAAGGATATATTGGCAAAAGGTAAATAG
- a CDS encoding MerR family transcriptional regulator: protein MRIGQFSKICHVTVDTVRHYMDTGLILPVKDGGYYHFDRDCYLDMQIVLELKELGFSLQEIRSFQFYKRLCRLKPMQKEQFYNDLIMNKMNETEKKIIQLKTAHQKLEYKLREINASTTSNQRVIGLPISTMHLLACPLCKSNLSPNSIEIIDNNMITGNLECNSCEESLEIQNGIVITYQKSSLLNSMTDVNYKFLFAEYVKQIPAEYFERIYQGFEWCKSQINFDNMKGKTILELGSGAGIFLRAIYDLIPEDTTYICVDYNNELNIVLKEIIEHDDVKKKLLFISSEFHDIPLKEKSIDYIIDIVGTSNFMFDAKKEYQDNFLLSDLKYLLKDDVTIIGNYLIFEKYAKAHPVIPPDCRHKYTIKYITNQLSELGFEMIASYNSDLLPPAEKYGKYEDFFIEGDKVFAHSLIGKKTPSAI from the coding sequence ATGCGAATAGGACAATTTTCAAAAATATGTCATGTAACAGTAGATACTGTCAGGCATTATATGGATACAGGATTGATACTACCTGTAAAAGATGGCGGGTATTATCATTTTGATAGGGACTGTTATTTGGACATGCAAATCGTTTTAGAATTGAAAGAATTAGGATTTTCATTACAGGAAATTCGATCATTTCAATTCTATAAACGTTTATGTCGTTTAAAACCAATGCAAAAAGAGCAATTTTATAATGACTTGATTATGAATAAAATGAACGAAACTGAAAAGAAAATCATTCAATTAAAAACAGCACACCAGAAGCTAGAGTATAAATTAAGAGAGATTAATGCAAGTACAACAAGTAATCAGCGAGTAATAGGTCTGCCTATCAGCACAATGCATCTACTTGCATGTCCTTTATGTAAAAGTAATTTATCGCCAAATAGCATAGAAATAATTGACAATAACATGATAACTGGGAATCTAGAATGCAACAGCTGTGAGGAATCTCTAGAGATACAAAATGGCATTGTCATCACGTATCAGAAATCATCTTTGCTAAATTCAATGACAGATGTAAATTATAAATTTCTGTTTGCTGAGTATGTGAAACAGATACCAGCAGAATACTTTGAAAGAATATATCAAGGTTTTGAATGGTGCAAGAGTCAAATTAACTTTGATAACATGAAAGGTAAAACCATCTTAGAGTTAGGAAGTGGAGCAGGTATTTTTTTAAGAGCGATATACGATTTAATACCTGAGGATACAACCTATATTTGTGTGGATTATAATAATGAGTTGAATATCGTACTAAAAGAAATCATTGAACACGATGATGTTAAAAAGAAATTACTTTTTATAAGCTCTGAGTTTCATGATATACCATTGAAAGAAAAATCCATCGATTATATCATTGATATTGTAGGTACATCCAATTTTATGTTTGATGCAAAAAAAGAGTACCAAGATAATTTTTTACTGAGTGATCTAAAGTATCTGCTTAAGGATGATGTGACCATTATTGGCAACTATCTAATATTTGAAAAATACGCTAAAGCTCATCCTGTCATTCCACCAGATTGTAGACACAAATATACAATAAAGTATATTACCAATCAGTTATCTGAATTAGGGTTCGAAATGATAGCTTCGTACAATTCAGACTTGTTGCCTCCGGCTGAAAAGTATGGAAAGTATGAGGATTTCTTTATAGAAGGAGATAAAGTCTTTGCACATAGCTTAATAGGTAAAAAAACACCATCTGCTATTTAA
- a CDS encoding CPBP family intramembrane glutamic endopeptidase, producing the protein MKIFKNENNDVRVGWKIVMLLAGSIIGSLVVSLIFTLLIGDVTENDIMTHILFIFQKIVTICVVVLLWKLLDKKDLKGLGLPKINTYAMELIKGLLFGAGAILLVFFILIMTNQLKLNHTIRDLNFSWLMLWNLASMCFVGFTEELFSRGYLMSILRKSSVLIIFLVPNLLFSILHALNPNITLLSFINISLVGILLSYMFWVRGNLWMPIGFHITWNFFQGSILGFSVSGTDTPSILSTRLLKENLFNGGAFGPEGGFVTTIVVLLCAFVIFLVRNNKNSVGFKFNETYMNTTNDKRH; encoded by the coding sequence ATGAAAATTTTTAAAAATGAAAACAATGATGTACGTGTTGGATGGAAAATAGTGATGTTATTAGCTGGTTCAATTATTGGTTCTTTAGTTGTAAGTTTAATCTTTACATTACTTATTGGAGATGTTACAGAAAATGATATAATGACGCATATTCTCTTTATCTTTCAAAAAATTGTTACTATATGTGTTGTTGTTCTTTTGTGGAAGTTGCTTGATAAAAAAGATTTAAAAGGATTGGGTTTACCAAAAATAAATACTTACGCTATGGAACTCATTAAGGGCTTATTGTTTGGAGCAGGGGCAATTTTGTTAGTATTTTTTATCCTTATCATGACAAACCAGCTTAAGCTTAATCATACTATTCGTGATTTAAATTTTAGTTGGTTAATGCTTTGGAATCTAGCTAGTATGTGTTTTGTTGGTTTCACAGAAGAACTTTTTTCAAGAGGGTATTTAATGAGTATTTTAAGAAAATCAAGTGTTTTAATCATTTTCTTAGTACCAAATTTATTATTTTCAATACTGCATGCACTTAACCCTAATATAACATTACTATCATTTATTAATATCTCATTAGTTGGTATTCTTTTATCTTACATGTTTTGGGTAAGGGGTAATCTATGGATGCCCATTGGCTTTCACATAACATGGAACTTCTTTCAAGGTAGCATTTTAGGATTTTCAGTAAGTGGCACTGATACGCCCAGTATACTATCAACGAGACTATTAAAAGAAAATCTTTTTAATGGAGGAGCTTTCGGACCAGAAGGTGGATTTGTTACAACGATAGTCGTACTATTATGTGCATTCGTTATATTCTTAGTTAGAAATAATAAAAATAGTGTAGGGTTTAAGTTCAATGAAACGTATATGAATACCACCAACGACAAGAGGCATTAA
- a CDS encoding GyrI-like domain-containing protein, protein MNTWDRILEEFLPNSNYVKQNLPTNEKYMVWDEQKDYGRVEIQIPVKQK, encoded by the coding sequence GTGAACACATGGGACAGGATCTTAGAGGAATTTTTACCCAATAGTAATTACGTAAAACAGAATCTGCCAACCAATGAGAAATATATGGTTTGGGATGAACAAAAAGATTATGGTAGGGTTGAGATTCAGATACCTGTTAAGCAAAAATAA
- a CDS encoding MarR family winged helix-turn-helix transcriptional regulator produces MPFDLNKCVNYISSNRTKKISEAFGRWLEKDNITRIQWIALYFIYTRGPQSQRELSMLMEINDSSAMRLIDRLEREHWVSRVRSNEDRRVMKVVLTQEGEELIAKLLPIGDDFSQLLIKDIDPDELYIFQKVQQKMFDNIMQDERSKK; encoded by the coding sequence ATGCCTTTTGATCTAAATAAATGTGTGAATTATATTTCCAGTAATCGAACAAAGAAAATTTCAGAAGCATTTGGCAGATGGTTGGAAAAAGATAATATTACGAGAATACAGTGGATTGCTCTCTATTTTATTTATACGAGAGGACCACAATCTCAAAGAGAATTATCCATGCTTATGGAAATTAATGATTCCAGCGCCATGCGATTAATTGACCGATTGGAACGTGAGCATTGGGTGAGCCGTGTTAGAAGTAATGAGGATAGAAGAGTCATGAAAGTGGTTTTAACCCAAGAAGGAGAAGAATTGATTGCTAAGCTTCTACCAATAGGTGATGATTTTAGTCAGTTATTGATTAAAGATATTGACCCTGATGAACTATATATCTTCCAAAAAGTGCAGCAGAAGATGTTTGATAATATTATGCAAGATGAACGATCCAAAAAATAA
- a CDS encoding carboxymuconolactone decarboxylase family protein, which produces MHNVREMLNDFVGGLGTLGETNEEAVNAFMGLLGAAYEPGAVDLKTKELISVAIGCYNRCEYCIVYHTYKALEAGATRQEIIESAMVAVAFGGGPSMAYSVTLLKESIDEFEGDFK; this is translated from the coding sequence ATGCATAATGTAAGAGAAATGTTAAATGATTTTGTAGGTGGTTTAGGTACTTTGGGTGAAACAAATGAAGAAGCAGTCAATGCATTTATGGGGTTACTTGGTGCAGCCTATGAACCAGGAGCAGTTGATTTAAAAACAAAAGAGCTCATCAGTGTAGCTATTGGTTGTTATAACAGATGTGAATACTGTATTGTTTATCATACCTATAAAGCTCTTGAAGCAGGAGCAACAAGGCAAGAAATTATTGAAAGTGCTATGGTAGCTGTTGCATTTGGTGGTGGACCTTCTATGGCTTATTCCGTTACATTATTAAAAGAGAGCATTGATGAGTTTGAAGGGGATTTTAAGTAA